A region from the Panicum hallii strain FIL2 chromosome 1, PHallii_v3.1, whole genome shotgun sequence genome encodes:
- the LOC112891546 gene encoding uncharacterized protein LOC112891546 isoform X2 yields the protein MGNSLGAGAVMQAAAPKKDHRKRNTEAPVTKVVTSRHQNNTEDIDESSAEGLRDAMSYVKENPMLIQVPVLGTARKFWRLSDKATRISRKLALILWNHHKAGRYLTAPLKVSNVWIGSTGSVKLRGASFSPKGFISIERVRDDYEHLSKVLILLIKTSGGDIDNLPPDYKEFLLLLGRGTFTMKDEFFIVNHVALLPMENRTEVFLMLHDIIVNHLGRTDRAKKRKILCNLPYKNNWLDTARANEAINKWVVNVQNEYRSTPIDLLRLNRNVRCHMLQYNNNNIEETLYCEWPELLMVMEKMLQSVGELVDTGIENKFG from the exons ATGGGAAACTCCCT cggcgccggcgccgtgaTGCAG GCTGCTGCGCCAAAAAAGGATCACCGGAAGAGGAACACTGAGGCACCTGTCACCAAAGTGGTGACTTCTCGGCATCAGAACAA CACCGAGGACATCGACGAGTCGTCTGCAGAGGGGCTGCGCGACGCGATGAGTTACGTCAAAGAGAACCCGATGCTGATCCAGGTCCCGGTGTTAGGAACGGCGAGGAAATTCTGGCGATTATCTGACAAAGCGACTAGGATCAGCAGAAAACTTGCATTGATACTGTGGAACCATCACAAAGCTGGCAGGTACCTCACTGCACCTCtgaaggtgtccaacgtttggATTGGGAGCACTGGGAGTGTCAAGCTCAGGGGTGCTAGTTTCTCTCCAAAAGGCTTCATCAGCATTGAGCGTGTGAGAGATGACTACGAGCACCTGTCCAAGGTCCTGATTTTGTTGATTAAAACCTCGGGTGGGGATATCGACAATCTGCCTCCGGACTACAAGGAATTCCTTTTGCTCTTGGGGAGGGGCACCTTTACAATGAAAGATGAATTCTTCATTGTAAACCACGTTGCACTGCTGCCCATGGAAAACCG CACTGAGGTCTTCCTGATGCTACACGATATAATTGTCAATCATCTTGGTCGTACGGACCGAGCAAAGAAGAGGAAGATACTCTGTAATCTCCCCTACAAGAACAACTGGTTGGACACTGCAAGAGCAAATGAAGCAATCAACAAGTGGGTTGTCAATGTTCAGAACGAGTACAGAAGTACTCCAATTGATCTACTGCGGCTCAACAGGAATGTAAGATGCCACATGCTTcaatacaacaacaacaacattGAGGAGACTCTGTATTGTGAATGGCCTGAGCTGCTCATGGTCATGGAGAAGATGTTACAGTCGGTTGGTGAGCTCGTGGACACTGGCATTGAAAACAAGTTCGGCTAG
- the LOC112891546 gene encoding uncharacterized protein LOC112891546 isoform X1, whose translation MGNSLGLGVGVGLGLGLCAGAGAGAVMQAAAPKKDHRKRNTEAPVTKVVTSRHQNNTEDIDESSAEGLRDAMSYVKENPMLIQVPVLGTARKFWRLSDKATRISRKLALILWNHHKAGRYLTAPLKVSNVWIGSTGSVKLRGASFSPKGFISIERVRDDYEHLSKVLILLIKTSGGDIDNLPPDYKEFLLLLGRGTFTMKDEFFIVNHVALLPMENRTEVFLMLHDIIVNHLGRTDRAKKRKILCNLPYKNNWLDTARANEAINKWVVNVQNEYRSTPIDLLRLNRNVRCHMLQYNNNNIEETLYCEWPELLMVMEKMLQSVGELVDTGIENKFG comes from the exons ATGGGAAACTCCCTCGgcctcggcgtcggcgtcggccttGGCCTCGGCCTttgcgccggcgccggcgccggcgccgtgaTGCAG GCTGCTGCGCCAAAAAAGGATCACCGGAAGAGGAACACTGAGGCACCTGTCACCAAAGTGGTGACTTCTCGGCATCAGAACAA CACCGAGGACATCGACGAGTCGTCTGCAGAGGGGCTGCGCGACGCGATGAGTTACGTCAAAGAGAACCCGATGCTGATCCAGGTCCCGGTGTTAGGAACGGCGAGGAAATTCTGGCGATTATCTGACAAAGCGACTAGGATCAGCAGAAAACTTGCATTGATACTGTGGAACCATCACAAAGCTGGCAGGTACCTCACTGCACCTCtgaaggtgtccaacgtttggATTGGGAGCACTGGGAGTGTCAAGCTCAGGGGTGCTAGTTTCTCTCCAAAAGGCTTCATCAGCATTGAGCGTGTGAGAGATGACTACGAGCACCTGTCCAAGGTCCTGATTTTGTTGATTAAAACCTCGGGTGGGGATATCGACAATCTGCCTCCGGACTACAAGGAATTCCTTTTGCTCTTGGGGAGGGGCACCTTTACAATGAAAGATGAATTCTTCATTGTAAACCACGTTGCACTGCTGCCCATGGAAAACCG CACTGAGGTCTTCCTGATGCTACACGATATAATTGTCAATCATCTTGGTCGTACGGACCGAGCAAAGAAGAGGAAGATACTCTGTAATCTCCCCTACAAGAACAACTGGTTGGACACTGCAAGAGCAAATGAAGCAATCAACAAGTGGGTTGTCAATGTTCAGAACGAGTACAGAAGTACTCCAATTGATCTACTGCGGCTCAACAGGAATGTAAGATGCCACATGCTTcaatacaacaacaacaacattGAGGAGACTCTGTATTGTGAATGGCCTGAGCTGCTCATGGTCATGGAGAAGATGTTACAGTCGGTTGGTGAGCTCGTGGACACTGGCATTGAAAACAAGTTCGGCTAG